In Argiope bruennichi chromosome 4, qqArgBrue1.1, whole genome shotgun sequence, the sequence TAGCAAATTTGTCAGAAGTAGATGGATCTAAACATCCTGCTGTTAAAGCTGTGTTGTCCAATTCCTCTTCTTTTGATTCTGAAGAAGGTTATGTTTCCAGAAAAGCATCTATGTCAGATGATGATACTGCTATCCTAGCTCCTGAATCTGGATCTCCAAAgaagaaatctaattttgaaaaaactaaGCACAAATTGCATAAAGGGCTCAAAAAATTTTCTCTCACTGATGGATTATTTTCTGCACCTCATGGGAGTCGGCGTATGTCTCTACCTGCTTTCACTTCATTACCAGACTTTAAGCATAAAAACTCTTCAGTCAAAAGTCCTGTATCTGGTGAGAAAGCCGCAGAGAAACCCAAATCAGGAAATGCTATCTATGTAAATATGGTTGATGAAAAACCTGAGCTTTTTGCTCCATTGGATAGTAAGTAAATGTTctagtattttgttttaaatgaaaaatattaattattgtatagttgaataaaatattgtgttttccTTTAAACATACTGAaactttattgatattttttgaattaagatCAGTTGACCACTGATCACTaaacataaatattgataaaaaaatgtttttgagttgaAATGGGAACAGTGCAgttacaatataattaataaatttgtttaggaaattaaatgtcaaataaaaatttttgtatttgacacatttacacaaaatttgtgtGTTTCTGTTGCAATAACACAGtgcctttttgtttttataataacaaaaagttcatttttttattttacaaataaaggaaatttttagtctttttagaaaattatgccAACCTTCCTACTTTTTTAAACAgagacttattttaaataataattatacacaAAGAAGATAATCTGATGTGTATAAAAGAGCATTGAAATCATGAATATCTATTACAAAAGAGGAGCATTTTGCATTATTCTGGCAATTTTTATGTTTAGagacattatttttcaatacatatcaTTTGAATAAGTGAACTAAAAAATGatctttaatgattaaaatacctTAAAATGACCTTAATgaactgaaataagaaatttgtcttgaatttttttacttgttaatATAATACTTAGCTATGAATgtctatattaaatatatatataatatattaaattgtttgtttacttatttgttttataaataataattatcactTCAACTAAATTTTTTGTGAATTGATGTTTACCTGAAATTTACttcagattaatattatttatatgtatagttatttgatttctaaaaaagttgttgcattttgtaatttaatttttctgttaatgatgtaattattttgaataatttttctcctACATATGtaaataaaccataaaaactTTCTTTGTAATTTACATGCCCCTCAAACCCCCCAAATTTGGATATTTTGGATGAAGATATGGGTTTGTATAAAACCTACCTGacttttaatatgttaattgAAATTGTGAGATATTTTTTCACCAGTTATTCATACATGTACTTATTTCACAGAACTTATACCTCGTCCTGCCAAGTCTTTCTGTGACACGCCTCTCTACTTATGTTTAAGAATGGGACAGCCAATTGCTAAGTCATCCACTCATACCTCTGTGATTCACTTTGGACATAAAATGAAGCCTGAGTATTGGTTTAGCATTCCGAAAGACAGGCAAGTATCTAGgttctattaatattttggagATACCGTTTTGAATGTATGGTAAACAAACTACTGCCTAGTTTTATCTACTTTGAATACCAATatcatattgtataaatatttgatatgtgatgcagatttaaaattgtcCTTAGTTTTGCCAAAAGGAAtctttgttcttaaaaaaaatacaggtattaaagaaaaacattttaatgctgtATGACAAGAAGAACAGTTTTCAAGAGAATTAAAACTCAGATTTATTTTTGATCTCACAtctatattatatcatttaatactaatatatttaatgatgtcaatatttttagcaaatcaAGACTATTCTGTACAGATTgatcatgcaattttatcaaaattatcccGAGTTCATTTCAAGTTAGataagaaaatatctgaaatttgagGTTTTTAAAGCTAAAAACTTTTATGTCTTTATAACTTTAATgtgtgtataaaataataatttctgtaaaaaaaatatattataacaaatattagatGATAAAGAGACTGTGAcagagaaactttttttaaaaaaattttaaagtctgaataattgaaaaaatattttaacatgcatatttctttaatttgtagtGTGGACGATTTATACTTTTTCTTCCTGCGATGGTGTCCTGACAAATATGGCGATATTGATAAAATTGATCTTGAAGCTTTAGGCTACTTGCCTATTGAACCAGAAAGTCATGAAGAACCAGAAGAGAAAGTGCTTAACCCTAATCATCGCAGGGCTAGCTGGGCTTTTCCATGGAGGAGAAAGTCTAAAGATGTTACAGAAATATCTTCTACTTCTAGTCCTGAAGATTGGGaggtataaatatattatttttttcagtagctatttaattttatttgctgttGATTACATACTAccataactcttttttttttagcaatttccaaaattttattgaagtttatGTTAAAGATTTTGTCACATGAACtgattaataaattactttcttgaTATAACTATTCTATAACagatttcacaattttatatttttttatgcatttgaagATTTTATGTTCTCTCATTAACTACTCCAATTCTCTTTATTGGTAGTAGTTATATAAAGCATTTTCAGTAGTTATATAAAGCTGTGTTAAGCTTCAgtagttaaatataatatttctgtgGTTAGTTTATAcaagaatgcaatttttaaaaaaagttattattgtaatacttttaaagtctcatatcaatttataaatttacatcgGAAATAatgttgctaaaaataaataattttgagaggatgtaaaaaactaattttttgagtTTCAAATTCTTATTAGTCTAAAAAGTTGCTTTTCAGcttgttaaataattcaaaaatatggaaaagaattatattttgtttcttcagTGTTATGAAGTTTTCAGAGATTCTCCCATTCCTAGTATTAaccttacattaaaatataaagtgtaTGTTTTTGCTCCTTATATCATCTAAATACCTCGTTTTAATtgcaaatgacaaaaaaaaatatatatatagtttaaaatcctacttttattatattcatacaaacacacacacacacaaaaggctacaattttaaaatttaagaagaaaaattgtgttttttacaaTGTTATAATGGGAATTACTgtagtattttaaattacatgagaCCATTTTAATGGATAATCTGTTAATGCAAATGATTTTATGCATTCTAGTTTGATAAGAAttcaaatgttcaaaaattattcaaagttctatgttaatttcaaaatttttatgaattgatcTAGAATTTACCGCCACCTTAATGAGGAAGCAATTGCAGTTTGAGTTCCATACCTTATTCTACCATACAGTCAATtagaataagttaaataaaatttattcagtaaaaaaaaaaaaaaaaaaacatcttaaattcagattttttgatTATCTTTGATTTGAGAACAGATTGCATATTGAGAGCGAAGTAAATCTAATGTTGTTTTTTCTATTTTGGCTGACTGCAGTTGCAATTTTTAAAGGTGTGCAATTTTTAAGgctcattataatttaatacatgaaAAGATGATATTTTTGCTCCATCgtgcatttcatatatatatatatatatatatatatatatatatatatatatatatatatatatatggcaataGGTATTTTTTCCTCATACTTGAATGGTTATAAGTaacaattttaatgattgatttaccAAAGTGTAATTGTTGggataagaagaattttttaaaattatttttgttatgagatatattaattcaagataatagtttatttttaaaattagagttgCCAAGTTTTTACAGACCAAATAAAAGAATTgtgacaattatattttaaaaataattttattctaaaaaattgaatttttacaagatttttttttaaatcttgtaaattgtcaattattttgtttcaaaataccTTCAATTACAATgcttatgtaatatttattccttttgcaTAGTTCCTCGACTATTTAGGAGCTAAAACTGAATCTGTTCATCCTCCTGAGCTACTTACaccttcaaaaattttgaatgatgaaCAATTGTTAGAGGTGTGTATGCAGTTTATTCTGgattatatcttttttttgttgttgttcaacttttgttaattttcatttacattactATTTTATCACTCTAAAATTGTAATAGTTGAATGTTTTAACTGTATTCTTATGtgaaaccataaatattttatttttccagatCAATAAACATTTGCCTGCTAGAGCTATGAATCCTTGGGAACTTATCTATGGTTCATATTTGCATGGATTCAGTCTGAAAACCATGTATCGGTCTATGGCCAAATATGATTGTCCAGTGCTCCTTGTGATTGTGAATAGAAATGATGCAGTAagtggtttataattttattttcacctgTCTAAATTTATGAAGGTTATATTCTTTTAACAAGATTTatcgttattttttattgcaaataaattgtttagtaattttaagataatttttggctatgcataattatatattgaatttgttACATATAGGATATACATTTGTTGagatttatatgcattttattcattataaaaaatgtatacaaactATAAATGGCTCCATGTAAGgaacatatttatagaaatttatatgcattatatagAATCCAAACAATTGCCAAAGGAGTTTTTCTCTATGAGTGCTAGATATTGTAATTAATTGCCTATAGAAAACAAGTAtgctccaaaattttaaattcggttgTTAAATCCATCTTTAGAGGGTTGTTTCTACATGACTTTATGTAatgatggttattttttttttttaattgcgataataatgtttgataagGCTAATATTTATATACAGCACATATGTTCTGACTAGTAATAATGTCATGTGACAACAATTAGTATGCTTGCAATTAGTATGTAACATTATAAGAGCTTGAAATAATCTCTGTGACGTTTATGCTGGAAGAaacttgttttcttttcttttgaatgctGTAGCACCCCCTTTTTTCCACTCATTTACACATACATGTaagttctaatatatatatatttgtttcatcgatataaataattcataatttgtataatatttttgattctattttaagtttcaactgtcaaattttgctctaataattttcatgattgtAACTAAGTTTTGAAAGCACTttgattattctttttgaaatacatgtatatgtatgtatgtatgtatatgtataatcGAATCTTTGTAATCTGATAACATTCTTCCATTATAActttaagtaaacaaaaataaatattaattaataacattggAATTAAATATTAGAGATAGAAAAGGCCATTTAATTCTTTGAGagtttaaaatacagaaattccCTAAAAAATTAGTTTGGTATATTGCTTGTATAGTAATTCGGATGCAAAATTTTGATActtgcataaataaaatgaataatgttttaaaaaaatgtatcgtaTACAAGTAATACTTGATTTcatgtattttagatttttggtGCTTATTTGTCATCTACTCTTCGATTAAGTGATCATTTTTATGGAACAGGAGAGTCATTTCTCTTTACTTTCCATCCGGAATTCAAGGTgggtttttagaaattttaatagaataagatTTGTTAAATATCTTATTGGATTTTTAGATAGtatttcactaaatttataaactaaGAGCTCTTAATTTTTCTAAGTTGTGTTGTGCCTTTACAATTTAATGAATTCCATAGAAAATATATAGTACCTTTTCTTTCTTATAGATTTATCAGTGGTCAGGAGAAAATGACTATTTTATAAAGGGAAATGTTGATAGTTTCTTTGTTGGATCATCTGAGTAAGttcaatatatctatttttttatttagttattaagatttgtgtgtttttatttcaaatcaatttacatcgatatttttgcttgaaattttcttattgttaGTATTTTAAGAATGCatacttttgttgttgttgtttatgaaTGTTAAAGATGAATATCTGTATGAAAGATTTAGAACACATCTGTAAGATTTGAGTTTTGTCCTTAGTTGAAAAcattatctgtttttattttaaatattgagggattgttttaagtaatttttggATTTTGTAATGAATCAAGATATATAACTACTAAATGCTATTCTTAttaacataagaattttttaaaagaataagtaattattatttataaatataataaaataactcaaatagCTTAAAATAAACTTCCTctgttttatgttttgtattatgTTCCAATATATCATTTCAGTATAAAAAAGcctagtttctttaaaaaaattttttaggattttattttttaaaattgtagtagTTAATTGATTTAATTGTAGTTGGTATTGATTTGATGGATTATTCTAGAATTCCaaccttttaattttctttttttcttcttctgtttacaaatttaaaattttattttattttttggcttaaagaatttatttttaaaattatgcctttCTTACCATAAAAATGTTggtttttagttatattaaatagcTCAAATAGACAGCttcaaattctgtaaatttaaaaatttgtaattaacccttaactggggacgtgcggtgtGTGAGACCGCTAACGATGGATTTTCTGTTACCTCTATTCTATTTtgagctcaattgaatggattgaccctgtagcttcctgttttatgaccttgaatacacgtgcactttttcaaccgatttcagcagatgctttttaaaataattcagttatttcttcgagcgcggtctctaagaccgcatctccctgttagtgtcccagtgataaacaaggcttagcagttGGCGGTAAAACTTGgtccccgaaatatcatccagtttactgatcctatattattccagatacttttaaatgaagaataaagtgattttagtgataaggataattgtacagaagagttttttgatgaaagttcatattcaactgattctgatatgtatgctcaaacataattaatttttctagtgttgatgtagtttgaaaaatttataaaatatattaatatatcaagagatatatatacagaatttataggttgatttttatactagttatttaaaatgccctagaaaaccgtgttatgaaagtcacataagccgataaaaaaagggccaattttatccattgttattttttttatttttcatataattgttgaattttacattatattgtcttctatataccttcatatactgtaaaaataaatatgatttaaacattaaaaagtaatatgctttttcaagaatattatttattgtaacatgtaatttgagaagaaaatgtatgttccaacacaTTTGctcttttcaatgataatatattttggaaagtttCTAAAACatgtctatatatcaagaaaaatatctgcaaaatatattggcagtttttcatattaatacattcattagaaaatttaatttgagtgtaaatgaaatgcggtctcgtagaccgcacctccccagttaagtcctaaagtttcacctccccagttaagggttaaaattacaaaatttgaaaaatttcaaattttgaaaagaaaaaaaacaaaaaacaacccacatttattcaattttgttgTTTCTGATATATAAGTTGAAGTCAAATTAATGCAGCCAAGATTCAAATAAGTTcagtcattattattttttttctttcttttgcaggGGCCACTTTGGTTTGTGGCTTGATGATGATTTATTCCATGGACGTACTAATGCTTGTCAGACTTTTGCAAATGAGCCACTTTGTCCGGAAGAA encodes:
- the LOC129966676 gene encoding oxidation resistance protein 1-like isoform X2; this translates as MLSERRGSFRPQPKQTVAYQVQPTDTLEGIAIRYNITPSELTVLNKLNSRVVFPGQTIYIPEKNSLQALEDILKQSAAAIVTSSSSSSEQNSPKPGHVERVADSSEKIPEKTPEISEKYTSDISVSEFALKEKVSDGTKESLRINSKYVTDGEGVVGGILIVTTNHIIFDPNVSDPLVIEYGLEKYGVEAPMNCIVRAALYTDIFRMKIKDANVSDGNVDVYHSKNLSMKKSKSNIEKLGGKMEKVKPLRRYSAAEVGNKRADFSMPFSSSFQENLSKICEAADPDENEEENETDSSKPPSPPNDEGTSPLSDSVANLSEVDGSKHPAVKAVLSNSSSFDSEEGYVSRKASMSDDDTAILAPESGSPKKKSNFEKTKHKLHKGLKKFSLTDGLFSAPHGSRRMSLPAFTSLPDFKHKNSSVKSPVSGEKAAEKPKSGNAIYVNMVDEKPELFAPLDKLIPRPAKSFCDTPLYLCLRMGQPIAKSSTHTSVIHFGHKMKPEYWFSIPKDSVDDLYFFFLRWCPDKYGDIDKIDLEALGYLPIEPESHEEPEEKVLNPNHRRASWAFPWRRKSKDVTEISSTSSPEDWEFLDYLGAKTESVHPPELLTPSKILNDEQLLEINKHLPARAMNPWELIYGSYLHGFSLKTMYRSMAKYDCPVLLVIVNRNDAIFGAYLSSTLRLSDHFYGTGESFLFTFHPEFKIYQWSGENDYFIKGNVDSFFVGSSEGHFGLWLDDDLFHGRTNACQTFANEPLCPEEDFEVKSLEAWGFV
- the LOC129966676 gene encoding oxidation resistance protein 1-like isoform X1; translation: MDDYQQNEDEPETVEGESIKQKEVPDEASGRRPSLKDISDGRRLSSSERRDSETISEAEEEYLRKMLSERRGSFRPQPKQTVAYQVQPTDTLEGIAIRYNITPSELTVLNKLNSRVVFPGQTIYIPEKNSLQALEDILKQSAAAIVTSSSSSSEQNSPKPGHVERVADSSEKIPEKTPEISEKYTSDISVSEFALKEKVSDGTKESLRINSKYVTDGEGVVGGILIVTTNHIIFDPNVSDPLVIEYGLEKYGVEAPMNCIVRAALYTDIFRMKIKDANVSDGNVDVYHSKNLSMKKSKSNIEKLGGKMEKVKPLRRYSAAEVGNKRADFSMPFSSSFQENLSKICEAADPDENEEENETDSSKPPSPPNDEGTSPLSDSVANLSEVDGSKHPAVKAVLSNSSSFDSEEGYVSRKASMSDDDTAILAPESGSPKKKSNFEKTKHKLHKGLKKFSLTDGLFSAPHGSRRMSLPAFTSLPDFKHKNSSVKSPVSGEKAAEKPKSGNAIYVNMVDEKPELFAPLDKLIPRPAKSFCDTPLYLCLRMGQPIAKSSTHTSVIHFGHKMKPEYWFSIPKDSVDDLYFFFLRWCPDKYGDIDKIDLEALGYLPIEPESHEEPEEKVLNPNHRRASWAFPWRRKSKDVTEISSTSSPEDWEFLDYLGAKTESVHPPELLTPSKILNDEQLLEINKHLPARAMNPWELIYGSYLHGFSLKTMYRSMAKYDCPVLLVIVNRNDAIFGAYLSSTLRLSDHFYGTGESFLFTFHPEFKIYQWSGENDYFIKGNVDSFFVGSSEGHFGLWLDDDLFHGRTNACQTFANEPLCPEEDFEVKSLEAWGFV